The Edaphobacter flagellatus sequence TGCTCGCCGACCTTGCGCTCGAAGACGAGCTCAACGGCGGAAAGCTGGGTGGCGAGCGCCTCGGCGTCGACCTTCTCCTTGGCGGACTTGCGAACGGCGGAGGCCTTCATCTGCTCGATGACAGCCTTGTTGGCTGCGGTGGCTTCGATAGCGAGCTTTTCCGGCAGCAGGTAGTTGCGCCCGTAGCCGTCAGCGACTTTGACCACATCGCCGCGGTGACCGAGCTTGAGTACATCTTCCTTCAGGATGACTTCCATGGAACTTTCTCCAATCTGTTAGCACGCCCGAGCGCGCCTTGAAATTTAGTAGCGCGTTGCGAAGGCGAGCAGAGCGATGTTGCGCGACTGCTTGATCGCGAGCGAAAGGCGGCGCTGGTGGCGCGTGCAGACACCGGTGAGGCGGCGCGGAACGATCTTGCCACGCTCGGCGACAAAACCCTGCAGCAGGCGAACGTCGCGGTAGGAGATGGCGTCGATCTTTTCGGTGCAGAACTTGCAGACCTTCTTGCGGCGGAAGAACTTGCGTCCGCCAGGACCGCCGGGGCCACCTGCGCCGGGAGCGCCGGCAGGACGCGGGGTGCGAGGGCCGCTGGAAGCGGGGCGAGCAGAAGCCTGCTCGGTGGATGGTGTGCTGGTGGTTTCGTCAGCCATGATTGAAATTTCCTCTCTCCATTCGTTGGTGCCGTCACCCGCTCCAGACACGCTTTGGAGTCTCTGGACATGGTCGCCTTGCGGCGAACACGGAAGCGGATTCAGGCGATGAGTACTGCATCGTGCAGAGCCCTCGATGAGGACGCCGCAGAATCTTTACGCGATCGCTTAGACGGTTGCGGCGGCTTCGGCCGGAGCAGCCTCGGTGGCGGCGGCGCTCTCAACAGAAGGCAGCGCGCTGCGCTTGACCTTGGTATCGCGGATGGCCTTGACCTTGGCGAGGCGCTTCTCTTCTTCGTCGATGCGAACGGTGATGAACTTAATCACCTGCTCGGAGACGCGGAGACGGCGCTCGATCTCACCGACGAGCGACGAAGGCGCGTTGATGGTCATCAGGATGTAGAGACCATCGTTGAACTTGCGAACGGTATAAGCAAGGCGGCGGCGGCCCATCTTCTCGGTGGAGATCACTTCACCACCACCGTCGGTGACGTTCTTCTCAAAGCCCTCGATCAGCTTGTCGAGATCGGCCTCTTCAACGTCGGGACGGACGATATACATTACTTCATACTTGCGGCTCATGCGTTTCACTTCTTTCTGCGAAGTTCTGCTTCGCACCGCCCGGCGTATCTTCTAACGGGTCGGTATGGAATCTACTGCGTTTCCTTCTACTGCCTACTTCCCTCCGCTGGAACCTTCCGGCTCCCTGCGGTTGAACTCGTTCATCGCGGCGCTGACACCTTTGGTCAGGACCGCTTCGACCGCAAGCTTCACGCGATCGAGCACCTCGTCGAGGACGGCAAGCTCCTGCTTGCGCATGGGCGTCAGCAGAAAATCTCTGCCTCCCGCCTTGATCTCGCGGCCGTCATCGAGCGGCGGTTTGCCGACGCCGATGCGGATGCGAATCCACTCCTCTGTCGCGAGCGCAGCGGAGACGGACTTCACTCCGTTGTGCCCGTTTGCCGAACCGCGCTCCGCGATGCGGAAACGGCCCAGCGGAAATGCCAGCTCGTCGTAGAGAACGATGACGTCGCGCGTCACATCCTCGATGTTGAGCTCTCGAACCAGCGCGGCGACGGAAAGCCCGCTCAGGTTCATGAAGGTCTCCGGCTTGGCGAGCAGGACTTCGTGACCTGCCAGTGTTGTCTTCGCCGTAAGCGCCTTGCCCCGCCGGTTGCTGACGACCACGCCGCAGTCATCGGCGATGCGATCGATTGCCAGAAATCCAGCGTTGTGCGGAGTGAACTGATACTCGATGCCTGGATTTCCAAGTCCGACGATCAGTTTCACTCGAGCATTTCCTTCTCAAAACAAAACAGCGGCAGCTCCGGCGAATGACGGAGCTGCCTGATGCCTTACTTCTTCTTGGCGTCAGCCGCGGGAGCTTCGGCGGTCTCCGCCTTGCCCTTCTTGGCGACTTCGGGCTCAGCCGGAGCAGCCTCAACCTCAGCCGGAGCCTCTTCCTTGATGATGGTGACGTGCGCGACGGTTGCATCCTCTTCGCCCAGGAACTTGATCGAACCGGAGTGAGGAAGATCGGCGATACGAACAACGCCGTGCAGCTCGACGCCGGTGACGTCCACATCGATGTGGCTCGGGATGTCGCCGGGAAGGCACTCGATCTCGACCTCGCGCAGAACGTGCTCCATGATTCCGCCCTGCGACTTCACACCGACGGGAACGCCGATGAGCTGGACGGGAACGGAGACGCGCATGAGCTTGTCCATCGCGATGCGCTTGAGGTCGATGTGGAGGAGCTTGCCCTTGATGGGCTCGTTCTGCCAGTCGACGATCATCGCCTTGGTGGCTTTACCGCCTTCGATGTTGAGGTCGAAGATGGTGTTGTGGCCCGACTCCGAGTGAAGGATCTTGGTGATCACCTTGGGGTCGACCGTGACGGCAACGGCGTCCTGGCCTGCGCCATAAACGACGGCAGGAATCTTGCCGGCGACGCGAACGCGGCGAGCCGCATTCTTGTTGAACTTGCCCTCGCGGGGAGTCGCTACCACTGCTTCTACTGTTGATACTGCCATCTCACTTCATCCTTTCGGGCACGAGGTTGGTTCGGCCTCGCTCCCTTTGCGGCTGTGCCGCTTGATTTGTACTGCAAACTACCCACTGCTAATTGAAGAGAGTGCTGACACTCGTCTCCATGTGGATGCTTTCGATTGCGCGGCCGAGAAGACCGGCGATAGAGAGCACCTTAATCTTGGCCAGCCCCTGCGCCTCTTCGCGCAGCGGGATGGTGTTGGTCACGACGACCTGCTTCAGTCGCGACTCACGTATGCGGTCGATGGCCGGGCCCGAAAGCACCGGATGCGTCGCACACGCGTAAACCTCTTTTGCGCCCTGCTCGAGCAGCGCATCCGCCGTCTTCACCAGCGTTCCCGCGGTGTCGATAATGTCGTCGAGGATCAGGCACGTGCGGCCTTTGACATCGCCGATCACGTTCATCACTTCAGTGACATTGATGTCCGTACGGCGCTTGTCGACAATCGCCAACGGCACATCCAGCTTCTTGGCGAAGAATCTCGCCCTTTCCACACCCCCGGCATCCGGCGAAACCACCGTCAGGTCCGGCAGGTTCATATCCCGGAAGTGGCTGACGAGCACCGGGCTCGCAAACAGGTGATCCACCGGGATATTGAAAAACCCTTGTATCTGCGCTGCGTGCAGATCGACCAGCAGGGCACGGTTTGCACCGGCCGTGGTGAGCAGATCGGCAACCAGCTTCGACGTGATTGCTACGCGGGGCCGGTCCTTGCGATCCTGCCGGGCATAACCGTAATACGGAACCACGACCGTAATACGCCCGGCGGAGGCTCGCTTGAGAGCGTCCATCATGATCAGCAGCTCGACGAGATGCTGATCGACCGGGTAACATGTCGGCTGCACGAGAAAGACATCCGCACCGCGAACGTTCTCGAGCAGCTGAAAGTGAACTTCTCCATCGGAGAACCGCTGCAGGCGCGCTTCGCCCAACGGTACTCCGACGAATTTGCAGATCTCTTCGGCTAACGCACGATTCGAAGATCCGCTGAAAATCTTGAACCTCTTCGGCTCCGGCGTCTTTCCAGAACGCTTTCTCTCTGGACTGGTTTTGCCGGCCTGGCCAGCCGGTTCGGCCGGGTGACCTTGTGAAGAGTTCGTCGATTCAGGCTGGGAGATTTGTTCGAGCTCCTCAACCTGAGTTTGAATAGGGGAAAGAACTGCAGTCGTGTCTTGTTCGTTCACGTTTGAAACCTCCAGAGGCTGGTTGACCTTCGAATAGTTCCTGCTGCGTTTCGTCTTAGGCGAAGCCTTGTTGCGGCCCCGTCACGGTTCAAAAAATCCTTGTTGCGAATCCCTGAAACTACTTTGTAAGACTGTCCTTCTAAAACTGCCTGATTCCCACTTTCCGGCCACATCTTCTTTTCTTTTCCGCGGCCGCGGGAACCCGAAAATCAATTTACTTCTCGCGGCATGGATACTTGCCGCAAAAACCCTAAATCTTCAACTCTCTTCGCTCGGGCGAACGACCTGATTGGTTGGGCGACCAGGATTCGAACCTGGACTGAGTGCGTCAAAGGCACTTGACCTACCGTTAGTCGATCGCCCAGTAAAACGGCTGCGTGCGGTTTCTCCTCGCTGCCGGGTCACCCTGCGAACATTTTCGTCCAGTACAGACTGCGGGGCAAGGTCTTTGTCATCAGGGCCTTGGTCCCACCGCTCTGAACGCGCTGTTGAGCCGCTTGTGCATCCGCCTCGGACCGGTAAAGTCCGAACAGAGCCGAACCTGAGCCGGAGAGCGCAGCATACAGCGCGTGGCCAGATTCTGAGCCGGAGAACCCCACAAGTTCACGCTTGATTTCACGCAAGGAGGGATAAGCAGGAAAGACGACCCGTTCAAAGTCGTTTTCAACCCCGGTGCGGACAAGCGAGAGAAGGATATTCTCCGCCAGATCATCCAAGTGGCTGGCTGAAACAACTTCAGCGTCGTCGCCCCGGATGATACCGGAAGTGCCTGGCTCCGCATATAACGCTGCGTAAGCGAGACTCAACTGATTCAGTCTATCGGGTTTGCCGGACTGCGTCAAACCTTCATTCTCCGCCAGCGTGTCCCAGTCGCGGAAGGCCTGGGGGGTGGAGACACCGACCTCCGGAACGGCTATCACGCAGAAAACAGGAGGCATATCCGGCAATGGAACCACCTGCTCGCCACGCCCGATGCCGAGAACGGAGCCTCCTAATAAGAAGAGGGGGACGTCGGAGCCGACCTCACCGGCGAGGCTGAGCCGCTCGCCGCCAGGAAGGGCGGCGTCCAATTCGCGCTCAAGCCCGATGAGAGCGGCGGCCGCGTTCGCCGAACCGGCGCCCATGCCTCCCTGGACGGGCAAGCGCTTGTCGATGTGGATAGCAACCTCGGCGGGGATGCCAAGACGGCTGAGCGCCTTCTCGACCATCTTCCAGCAGGTGTTGCGGTTGTCGGTAGGGACGCGCTCGTCGTTGGTCGTCAGGATGATCTTTGTCGTCGCGGCGCGCTTTGCCGTGACGGTGACTACATCATGCAGCTCCAGCGTCTGGTAGACGGTCGTCAGCCCGTGAAAGCCGTCGGGCCGGGTTGGACCGATGGCGAGGCCGAGATTGATCTTGGAGTACGAACGAACGTGCGTGGACATGCGTCTTCGATTTTAGCTGCCTGTTCCCGATCAGGCTCCGATGCTGCTTAAGATATGCTTAGCTGAAACGCACCCCGCCCAAATTGAATCTTCAAGGAGTATGCCTTGCGTCTGATCTCCTCTCGCATTTCTGCATCCTTTGTCGCTCTCTCGTTTCTTGCCACTTCTCTTTATGCGCAGCAGGCCGAGCCGGTACGAGCTGCGCATGCGATGGTCGTCACGGTAGAGCACAATGCGACCGATGCCGGAGTCGAGATTCTGAAGAAGGGCGGCAATGCCGTGGACGCGGCTGTCGCGGTGCATTTTGCGCTTGCCGTGGTGTATCCCTTTGCCGGCAATCTGGGCGGCGGCGGATTCATGCTGATTCGCGACAAGCATGGCAAGGCGCACTTTCTCGATTACCGCGAGAAAGCTCCTGCGGCCGCGTCGCGCGATATGTATCTGGATGCGCAGGGGAATGTGATTCCGCGCATGTCGCTTGTGGGCTACAAGGCCAGCGGCGTTCCGGGATCGGTCGCCGGCATGGTGTATGCGCAGAAGCACTTCGGCAAGCTGACGCTGGCCGAGGACATGGCTCCGGCGATCCGGCTGGCGACGGAGGGCTTCGTTCTTTCAGACGCCGAAGCGCGCATGCTGCAGAGCAAGAACATGACGCTGTTTCCGGCTTCGGCGCATATCTACCAGCGCGATGGCAATTTCTATAAAGATGGCGAGGTCTTCAAGCAGCCTGAGCTGGCGGCAACACTGGTACGCATCGCGAAAGACCCCGACGACTTCTATAAGGGAGCAATGGCGCGGCAGATTGCCGACTTCGAGAAGGCGAACGGCGGCAACATTACGGCTGAAGATCTTGCGGCATACGAGGTGAAGGACCGTGAGCCGATCCGCGGACGTTATCGCGGCTACGACATTGTGACGGCTCCGCCTCCATCGTCGGGCGGCATTGTGCTGGTGCAGATTCTGAATATTCTCTCCGGCTTCAACCTGAAGAAGCTGGGAGCCGACCGTTCGCCTGCGCAGGTTCACATCATCACGGAGGCTTTTCGCCGCGCCTACATGGATCGCGGCGACTATCTGGGCGATCCTGACTTCAACACGCTGCCGCTTGAGCAGATGGCCAGCATGAAGTACGCCGCAGCTTGGCGCGCGTCGATCGATCCGAACAAGCCGACACCAAGCAAGGACCTGGTTCGTCCGGCGGGATTTCTTCCGCCTCCGCCTGCAGCCGCACACTCGAAGGAGTCGACCGAGACAACCCACTTCTCCATTGTCGATAAGGACGGCAACGCCGTCGCAAGCACGACGACGCTGAATGGAGGCTTCGGCTCGGGAGTAACTATCGGAGGACTTGGCTTCCTGATGAACAACCAGATGGACGACTTCACTTCAAAGGTCGGCGTACCTAATATGTATGGCCTCATTCAGGGCCCGGCTAACTCCATCGCGCCGGGCAAGCGTCCGCTATCGGCGATGACGCCGACCATCATCAGCACGCATGGCAGCCTGTTTCATCGACCGAAGCTGGCGTATGTGATGGGGACGCCGGGAGGCTCAACCATCATCACGACGGTCGCCAACGACGTGATCAGTGCGATCGACAATGGGATGAACATACAGGCCGTTGCCGATGCTCCACGCTTTCATCATCAGTACCTGCCGGACCGCCTCGACTTCGAGAAGAAGTTTCCCGACGACGTGGTGAATGCGATGAAGGCGATGGGTTATACGACGAACCGCAACCAAGTCGCCGACGAGAAGAGCCCAGGCGTATGGGGAGACAGCGAGTTGATCGCCGTCGATCCGAAGACCGGCGAGCTGCTGAGCGGCCATGACAATCGCCGCGCCTTCGGCAAAGCGGCCGGCTACTGAGCGGTTTCTTTTTATTCGCTTTATTGCCTCTTTTCGATTCCGACCTGTATGCTTTGCACACAAGATCCCGTCGGAGCGCATACGCCTTGAATCGAGCACTCGTTCTTACTGCCACGCTTCTTATGTCCTCTGTGTCGTTCGCACAACCCTTCACCAACACGCTGATGCCACAGCCTTCGCA is a genomic window containing:
- the rplI gene encoding 50S ribosomal protein L9 codes for the protein MEVILKEDVLKLGHRGDVVKVADGYGRNYLLPEKLAIEATAANKAVIEQMKASAVRKSAKEKVDAEALATQLSAVELVFERKVGEHDHLFGSVTSADIAHELEAKGYTVDRRKIALDDPLKSLGEYHVPVKLHREVTAHVKVTVKGDQVEETAAPAAVAAE
- the rpsR gene encoding 30S ribosomal protein S18, producing MADETTSTPSTEQASARPASSGPRTPRPAGAPGAGGPGGPGGRKFFRRKKVCKFCTEKIDAISYRDVRLLQGFVAERGKIVPRRLTGVCTRHQRRLSLAIKQSRNIALLAFATRY
- the rpsF gene encoding 30S ribosomal protein S6 produces the protein MSRKYEVMYIVRPDVEEADLDKLIEGFEKNVTDGGGEVISTEKMGRRRLAYTVRKFNDGLYILMTINAPSSLVGEIERRLRVSEQVIKFITVRIDEEEKRLAKVKAIRDTKVKRSALPSVESAAATEAAPAEAAATV
- the pth gene encoding aminoacyl-tRNA hydrolase, with amino-acid sequence MKLIVGLGNPGIEYQFTPHNAGFLAIDRIADDCGVVVSNRRGKALTAKTTLAGHEVLLAKPETFMNLSGLSVAALVRELNIEDVTRDVIVLYDELAFPLGRFRIAERGSANGHNGVKSVSAALATEEWIRIRIGVGKPPLDDGREIKAGGRDFLLTPMRKQELAVLDEVLDRVKLAVEAVLTKGVSAAMNEFNRREPEGSSGGK
- a CDS encoding 50S ribosomal protein L25, giving the protein MAVSTVEAVVATPREGKFNKNAARRVRVAGKIPAVVYGAGQDAVAVTVDPKVITKILHSESGHNTIFDLNIEGGKATKAMIVDWQNEPIKGKLLHIDLKRIAMDKLMRVSVPVQLIGVPVGVKSQGGIMEHVLREVEIECLPGDIPSHIDVDVTGVELHGVVRIADLPHSGSIKFLGEEDATVAHVTIIKEEAPAEVEAAPAEPEVAKKGKAETAEAPAADAKKK
- a CDS encoding ribose-phosphate diphosphokinase, translated to MNEQDTTAVLSPIQTQVEELEQISQPESTNSSQGHPAEPAGQAGKTSPERKRSGKTPEPKRFKIFSGSSNRALAEEICKFVGVPLGEARLQRFSDGEVHFQLLENVRGADVFLVQPTCYPVDQHLVELLIMMDALKRASAGRITVVVPYYGYARQDRKDRPRVAITSKLVADLLTTAGANRALLVDLHAAQIQGFFNIPVDHLFASPVLVSHFRDMNLPDLTVVSPDAGGVERARFFAKKLDVPLAIVDKRRTDINVTEVMNVIGDVKGRTCLILDDIIDTAGTLVKTADALLEQGAKEVYACATHPVLSGPAIDRIRESRLKQVVVTNTIPLREEAQGLAKIKVLSIAGLLGRAIESIHMETSVSTLFN
- the ispE gene encoding 4-(cytidine 5'-diphospho)-2-C-methyl-D-erythritol kinase; this translates as MSTHVRSYSKINLGLAIGPTRPDGFHGLTTVYQTLELHDVVTVTAKRAATTKIILTTNDERVPTDNRNTCWKMVEKALSRLGIPAEVAIHIDKRLPVQGGMGAGSANAAAALIGLERELDAALPGGERLSLAGEVGSDVPLFLLGGSVLGIGRGEQVVPLPDMPPVFCVIAVPEVGVSTPQAFRDWDTLAENEGLTQSGKPDRLNQLSLAYAALYAEPGTSGIIRGDDAEVVSASHLDDLAENILLSLVRTGVENDFERVVFPAYPSLREIKRELVGFSGSESGHALYAALSGSGSALFGLYRSEADAQAAQQRVQSGGTKALMTKTLPRSLYWTKMFAG
- the ggt gene encoding gamma-glutamyltransferase produces the protein MISSRISASFVALSFLATSLYAQQAEPVRAAHAMVVTVEHNATDAGVEILKKGGNAVDAAVAVHFALAVVYPFAGNLGGGGFMLIRDKHGKAHFLDYREKAPAAASRDMYLDAQGNVIPRMSLVGYKASGVPGSVAGMVYAQKHFGKLTLAEDMAPAIRLATEGFVLSDAEARMLQSKNMTLFPASAHIYQRDGNFYKDGEVFKQPELAATLVRIAKDPDDFYKGAMARQIADFEKANGGNITAEDLAAYEVKDREPIRGRYRGYDIVTAPPPSSGGIVLVQILNILSGFNLKKLGADRSPAQVHIITEAFRRAYMDRGDYLGDPDFNTLPLEQMASMKYAAAWRASIDPNKPTPSKDLVRPAGFLPPPPAAAHSKESTETTHFSIVDKDGNAVASTTTLNGGFGSGVTIGGLGFLMNNQMDDFTSKVGVPNMYGLIQGPANSIAPGKRPLSAMTPTIISTHGSLFHRPKLAYVMGTPGGSTIITTVANDVISAIDNGMNIQAVADAPRFHHQYLPDRLDFEKKFPDDVVNAMKAMGYTTNRNQVADEKSPGVWGDSELIAVDPKTGELLSGHDNRRAFGKAAGY